In Flavobacterium sp. CBA20B-1, one DNA window encodes the following:
- the proS gene encoding proline--tRNA ligase, translating into MSKNITTRAEDYSKWYNELVVKADLAENSGVRGCMVIKPYGYAIWEKLQGELDTRFKETGHSNAYFPLFVPKSLFEAEEKNAEGFAKECAIVTHYRLKNDPNNPGKLMVDPDAKLEEELIVRPTSEAIIWSTYKGWIQSYRDLPILINQWANVVRWEMRTRLFLRTAEFLWQEGHTAHATKEEALVEAKQMQDVYVDVVENVMGIPVIKGYKTETERFAGADETYTIEALMQDGKALQAGTSHFLGQNFAKAFDVKFTNKEGKQDYVWATSWGVSTRLMGALIMTHSDDNGLVLPPKLAPIQVVIVPIHRTEEQLQEIGNKADELIAAFKKKGISVKYDDRDTHKPGFKFAEWELKGVPVRIAIGPKDLENGTFEVARRDTLTKEIVSATNAVDYIENLLNEIQEHLFTKALNFRETHITEVNSFDEFKEVLKTKGGFLLAHWDGTPETEERIKELTKATIRCIPMDQKTEEGVCVLTGKPSKGRVLFAKAY; encoded by the coding sequence ATGAGCAAGAATATAACTACTAGGGCAGAAGATTATTCAAAATGGTATAATGAATTGGTTGTGAAAGCCGATTTGGCCGAAAATTCGGGTGTTCGCGGATGTATGGTTATTAAACCTTACGGATACGCTATTTGGGAAAAACTTCAAGGCGAATTAGATACTCGTTTTAAAGAAACAGGTCACAGCAATGCATATTTTCCTTTGTTTGTTCCGAAGAGTTTATTCGAAGCTGAAGAGAAAAATGCCGAGGGTTTTGCAAAAGAATGCGCGATTGTTACGCATTATCGTTTAAAAAATGATCCAAACAACCCTGGGAAATTAATGGTGGATCCCGATGCAAAATTAGAGGAAGAATTAATAGTTCGCCCAACATCCGAAGCAATTATTTGGAGCACTTATAAAGGTTGGATACAATCTTATCGCGACCTTCCGATACTTATCAACCAATGGGCAAATGTGGTGCGATGGGAAATGCGTACCCGTTTGTTTTTAAGAACTGCTGAATTTTTATGGCAAGAAGGTCACACGGCTCACGCCACTAAAGAAGAAGCTTTGGTTGAAGCAAAACAAATGCAGGATGTGTATGTGGATGTGGTTGAAAATGTCATGGGAATACCGGTTATTAAAGGTTACAAAACCGAAACCGAGCGTTTTGCAGGTGCCGATGAAACCTATACCATTGAAGCTTTAATGCAAGACGGAAAAGCGTTGCAGGCAGGTACTTCGCATTTTTTAGGTCAGAATTTTGCCAAAGCGTTCGATGTGAAATTTACCAATAAAGAAGGCAAACAAGATTATGTTTGGGCTACTTCGTGGGGGGTTTCCACGCGTTTAATGGGTGCGTTGATTATGACACATTCTGACGATAATGGTTTGGTGTTGCCTCCCAAATTAGCACCTATACAAGTGGTGATTGTTCCTATTCACAGAACCGAAGAGCAATTACAAGAAATTGGCAACAAAGCCGATGAATTGATTGCAGCATTTAAAAAGAAAGGGATTTCTGTGAAATACGATGACCGCGACACCCATAAACCAGGTTTTAAATTTGCGGAATGGGAATTGAAAGGAGTGCCGGTGCGCATTGCTATTGGTCCGAAAGATCTAGAAAACGGCACTTTTGAAGTAGCCCGAAGAGATACATTGACCAAAGAAATTGTTTCGGCTACAAATGCAGTAGATTATATCGAAAATTTATTGAATGAAATTCAAGAACATTTGTTTACAAAGGCATTGAATTTTAGAGAAACACATATCACTGAAGTGAATTCTTTTGATGAATTTAAAGAAGTTTTAAAAACAAAAGGCGGCTTTTTATTGGCACATTGGGACGGAACACCCGAAACCGAAGAGCGCATTAAAGAGTTAACCAAAGCAACCATTCGCTGCATCCCGATGGATCAAAAAACGGAAGAAGGTGTTTGTGTACTTACAGGCAAGCCTTCAAAAGGCAGAGTGTTGTTTGCAAAAGCCTACTAA
- a CDS encoding OmpP1/FadL family transporter: MKKIYLPLLAICGIMQTQAQEFNPNDAVRIGTQQVNGSARYNAMGGAFGALGGDISTMQINPAGTALFNYNNFSFTGNLQLQRNESIFNGNSSKAKENDLNLSNFGAVFVIDSKNQEKALKKVTIGLGYHSNARFNDRTFSSGITNQSVTNYFLDHANNGFNGGSVPLDLVQTMENESITDLYDYLNTIPNGFSAQQAMLAYQGYLINDTGTGYTLNGAGSSFYQENETFTTGFNNQLTANVAFDIDKKLYVGANLNLHFVDYLTSSAIYEENRAAITDGYKELLFRNDVYTYGSGFSFNIGGIYKATEAFRIGASYQSPTWMRLQDEFSQSLQTSIATGGSFQLYNIDPAITTLYNKYSVKNPGAFTGSLAYVFGTKGLLSMDYIRKDYSTIEYSADDANYDLTNDFYRNNLQATNEFRIGGEYRLDRVSLRAGYRFASSPYKNKTIMDDLTSYSGGIGYSFGASRIDLGYQFWQQDAQQRMISSGTNGLANIQSKNHNISLSYTASF, encoded by the coding sequence ATGAAAAAAATATATTTACCATTGCTTGCCATTTGTGGAATCATGCAAACGCAAGCACAAGAGTTTAATCCGAATGATGCGGTGCGAATTGGAACGCAACAAGTAAATGGTTCGGCACGATACAATGCCATGGGTGGTGCTTTTGGTGCATTGGGTGGCGATATTTCTACCATGCAAATAAACCCCGCGGGAACGGCTTTGTTCAACTACAATAATTTTAGTTTTACAGGCAATTTGCAATTACAAAGAAACGAATCTATCTTCAACGGCAATTCATCAAAGGCAAAAGAAAACGACTTGAATTTATCAAATTTTGGTGCTGTTTTTGTAATCGATTCTAAAAATCAAGAAAAAGCATTAAAAAAAGTAACTATTGGTTTGGGATATCATTCCAACGCACGATTTAACGACCGTACGTTTTCGAGCGGAATAACCAATCAATCGGTTACCAATTACTTTTTAGACCACGCCAACAACGGATTTAACGGCGGAAGCGTGCCTTTAGATTTGGTGCAAACAATGGAAAATGAATCGATTACCGATTTGTATGATTACCTAAACACCATTCCTAATGGTTTTTCTGCTCAGCAAGCTATGCTGGCTTACCAAGGATATTTGATCAACGACACAGGTACGGGATATACCTTGAATGGTGCCGGAAGCAGTTTTTATCAAGAAAACGAAACTTTTACCACTGGTTTCAACAATCAGTTAACAGCTAATGTGGCTTTTGATATCGACAAAAAATTATATGTGGGAGCCAATTTAAACCTTCATTTCGTTGATTATCTTACTTCTTCTGCCATTTATGAAGAAAACCGTGCAGCAATAACCGATGGTTATAAAGAATTGTTGTTTAGAAATGACGTATATACTTACGGTTCGGGATTCTCTTTTAATATAGGAGGAATTTACAAAGCAACCGAAGCCTTTAGAATTGGAGCTTCGTATCAATCACCTACTTGGATGCGCTTGCAAGACGAATTTTCTCAGAGTTTGCAAACAAGTATTGCTACAGGAGGTAGTTTTCAATTATACAATATAGACCCTGCTATTACAACACTTTACAACAAATATTCAGTGAAAAACCCAGGAGCGTTTACAGGAAGTTTAGCGTATGTGTTTGGAACAAAAGGTTTATTGAGCATGGATTACATCCGTAAAGATTACAGTACCATAGAATACAGCGCAGATGATGCCAACTATGATCTTACCAACGATTTTTACAGAAACAATTTGCAAGCTACCAATGAATTTAGAATTGGTGGCGAGTATCGATTAGACCGTGTAAGTCTTCGTGCAGGATACCGATTTGCAAGCAGCCCGTATAAAAACAAAACCATTATGGACGATTTAACAAGCTATAGTGGCGGTATTGGTTACAGTTTTGGAGCATCGCGTATTGATTTGGGTTATCAGTTCTGGCAGCAAGATGCGCAGCAACGAATGATTAGCTCGGGCACCAACGGTTTGGCAAATATTCAATCTAAAAACCATAACATCAGTTTGAGTTACACCGCAAGTTTTTAA
- the rimO gene encoding 30S ribosomal protein S12 methylthiotransferase RimO, with protein sequence MRTKSLKKNKINVVTLGCSKNVYDSEVLMGQLKASGKDVTHEAANNEANIVVINTCGFINNAKEESVNTILDYVDRKEQGLVDKIFVTGCLSERYKPDLEAEIPDVDQYFGTTDLPLLLKALGADYKHELLGERLTTTPKNYAYLKISEGCDRPCSFCAIPLMRGKHASQPIEKLVKEAENLAKDGVKELILIAQDLTYYGLDLYKKRNLAELLENLVKVEGIEWIRLHYAFPTGFPMDVLDLMKREPKICNYIDIPLQHIADNVLKSMRRGTTYAKTTQLLKDFRAAVPGITIRTTLIVGYPGETEEDFEILKNWVQEMRFERLGCFTYSHEENTHAYLLEDDVPADVKQNRANEIMDIQAQISWELNQEKIGKTFRCIIDRKEGNNFVGRTEFDSPDVDNEVLIDATKHYLKVGEFANIEIYDATEFDLYGTPVTN encoded by the coding sequence ATGAGAACTAAATCTTTAAAGAAAAATAAAATCAACGTAGTGACCCTTGGCTGTTCTAAAAACGTTTACGATAGTGAAGTTTTAATGGGGCAATTGAAAGCAAGCGGAAAAGACGTTACCCACGAAGCTGCTAATAATGAGGCAAATATTGTGGTAATCAACACTTGTGGTTTTATTAATAATGCAAAAGAAGAATCTGTAAATACGATTTTAGATTATGTGGACAGAAAAGAACAAGGTTTGGTTGATAAAATTTTTGTAACCGGATGTTTATCTGAACGTTACAAACCCGATTTAGAAGCAGAAATTCCTGATGTGGATCAATATTTTGGGACGACCGATTTGCCCTTGCTGCTAAAAGCCTTAGGAGCTGATTACAAACACGAATTATTGGGCGAACGACTGACCACCACACCAAAAAATTACGCCTATTTAAAAATTTCAGAAGGATGCGATCGTCCGTGTTCATTTTGTGCAATTCCTTTAATGCGCGGTAAACATGCATCGCAACCCATTGAAAAATTGGTAAAAGAAGCCGAAAATTTGGCAAAAGACGGCGTTAAAGAGTTGATTTTAATCGCACAAGATTTAACGTATTACGGATTGGATCTTTACAAAAAACGCAATTTAGCAGAATTGCTTGAAAACTTGGTAAAAGTAGAAGGTATTGAATGGATTCGTTTGCATTATGCTTTCCCAACTGGTTTTCCAATGGATGTGTTGGATTTAATGAAACGCGAGCCAAAAATTTGTAATTATATCGATATTCCGTTGCAACACATTGCCGACAATGTTTTAAAATCAATGCGCCGTGGCACCACTTATGCAAAAACCACACAGCTTTTAAAAGATTTTAGAGCAGCCGTTCCCGGCATCACCATTCGCACCACTTTGATTGTGGGCTATCCAGGTGAAACCGAAGAAGACTTTGAAATCCTTAAAAATTGGGTACAAGAAATGCGCTTTGAACGTTTAGGATGTTTTACCTATTCACACGAAGAAAACACGCACGCTTATTTGTTAGAAGACGATGTGCCTGCGGATGTAAAACAAAACCGTGCCAATGAAATCATGGATATTCAGGCTCAAATTTCATGGGAATTGAATCAAGAAAAAATTGGAAAAACATTTCGCTGCATCATCGATCGAAAAGAAGGAAATAATTTTGTTGGAAGAACCGAATTCGATTCGCCCGATGTGGATAATGAAGTTTTGATTGACGCTACAAAGCATTATTTGAAAGTAGGCGAATTTGCGAATATAGAAATTTATGATGCCACCGAATTTGATTTATACGGCACACCGGTAACTAATTAA
- a CDS encoding AEC family transporter has product MSSILLLFLCLFIGIALQRVKNFPTNTATVLNQYILYVALPAMALHYLPKIQLSWDLLLPASVAWIAFGLSFVLFHFLGSIYKWSKKLTGCLIITSGLGNTSFVGIPIIQALYGEEGLNTLIIVDLPGTFVVLSTVGVLVATLYSNQKKAEASILKKMFTFPPLLAFLVGLIMVLLQIDFPEALSTTFKQLAATISPIALISVGYQLKFKTYGKHFKFLLLGLFFQLVVLPFVILTLFYFVLGKTDLATKVCIIEAAMAPMITGAILASTYGLKPELSNMMVGYGIPLSFVTIAGWYFIVAHLLG; this is encoded by the coding sequence ATGTCTAGTATTCTTTTACTATTTCTTTGCTTGTTTATTGGTATCGCCCTACAAAGAGTAAAAAATTTCCCTACAAACACCGCCACGGTGCTAAACCAGTATATTTTGTATGTGGCATTGCCCGCCATGGCCTTGCATTATTTACCCAAAATACAATTAAGCTGGGATTTGCTTTTGCCAGCATCGGTCGCTTGGATTGCCTTTGGGTTATCATTTGTATTGTTCCATTTTTTAGGATCGATTTATAAATGGTCAAAAAAGCTAACGGGCTGCTTAATCATAACATCTGGTTTGGGAAACACCTCATTTGTAGGCATTCCGATCATTCAGGCGTTGTATGGCGAAGAAGGTTTAAACACCTTAATCATTGTAGATCTTCCAGGTACATTTGTAGTACTTTCAACCGTGGGTGTGTTGGTAGCAACGCTGTATTCCAATCAAAAAAAAGCCGAGGCATCTATCCTAAAAAAAATGTTCACTTTTCCGCCTTTGTTGGCCTTTTTAGTTGGATTGATAATGGTTTTACTGCAAATTGATTTTCCTGAAGCCTTAAGCACTACTTTTAAACAATTGGCAGCCACAATATCTCCCATAGCATTGATTTCGGTAGGCTATCAATTAAAATTTAAAACCTATGGCAAACATTTTAAGTTTCTATTGCTAGGACTTTTTTTCCAACTTGTTGTACTGCCATTTGTAATACTCACCCTATTTTATTTTGTATTAGGAAAAACCGATTTAGCCACCAAAGTATGCATCATTGAAGCAGCCATGGCACCAATGATCACCGGCGCTATTTTGGCATCAACTTATGGACTAAAACCCGAATTAAGCAATATGATGGTGGGCTATGGCATACCGCTATCGTTTGTTACTATTGCCGGTTGGTATTTTATTGTTGCCCACTTGTTGGGGTGA
- the xerA gene encoding site-specific tyrosine recombinase/integron integrase gives MELHQYKYDFAVHRAKNVILISFPYSDSLKSKLKNKFPSAKWSATKKAWYLPDFPSIREQLGLHKKNNYANYFQKTHPNNHQALTLFLEQLELKAYSSNTIKAYLNEFAHLLSTIKQHNVDDLSPDQLKSYFLYCLKKEQTKERKMNGKINAIKFYFEQVLHRPKMFFDIPRPKKPQTLPKHLSKPEIKRIFNSVKNPKHLLILKMVYGMGLRLSEVVNLKIEDINSDDMLVRIEGAKGKKDRVVNLPNSVLQEMRAYYKEFQPKHYLFNGQYGGRYSDRSVQNIFKTAMKNAGIHKRIGVHGLRHSYATHLLESGADLRYIQELLGHYNIKTTQIYTHVSHFSKSKIKSPLDDL, from the coding sequence ATGGAACTACATCAATACAAATACGATTTTGCAGTACACAGAGCAAAAAACGTCATCCTTATAAGTTTTCCGTATTCTGATTCTCTCAAGTCAAAACTGAAAAATAAGTTTCCGTCTGCCAAATGGAGTGCTACAAAAAAAGCTTGGTATCTACCCGATTTTCCTAGTATCAGAGAGCAATTGGGCTTGCATAAAAAAAATAATTATGCAAACTATTTCCAAAAAACACACCCAAACAACCACCAAGCACTTACCTTGTTTTTAGAACAGTTAGAGCTAAAAGCATACAGCAGCAACACCATCAAGGCATATTTGAACGAGTTTGCGCATTTATTATCAACGATAAAACAACATAACGTGGATGACTTGTCGCCAGATCAGCTCAAATCATATTTTTTATATTGTCTCAAAAAAGAACAGACAAAAGAGCGTAAAATGAATGGCAAAATCAACGCAATTAAATTTTATTTTGAACAAGTTTTGCATCGACCAAAAATGTTTTTTGATATTCCGCGGCCCAAAAAACCTCAAACGCTTCCCAAACATCTGTCTAAACCCGAGATCAAACGTATTTTTAATAGCGTCAAAAACCCAAAACATTTGCTGATTCTCAAAATGGTTTACGGCATGGGATTGAGGCTAAGCGAAGTGGTTAACCTAAAAATTGAAGACATTAATAGCGACGATATGCTGGTGCGCATCGAAGGAGCAAAAGGTAAAAAAGACCGTGTGGTAAACCTCCCAAACAGCGTATTGCAAGAGATGCGCGCATATTACAAAGAATTTCAGCCCAAACATTATTTATTTAACGGCCAATACGGCGGACGGTATTCTGACCGTAGCGTGCAAAATATTTTTAAAACAGCCATGAAAAATGCAGGTATTCACAAGCGAATAGGCGTGCATGGTTTGCGACACAGCTATGCCACTCATTTGCTAGAAAGTGGTGCCGATTTGCGTTATATTCAAGAGCTTTTGGGACATTACAACATCAAAACTACACAAATTTATACTCACGTTTCGCATTTTTCAAAAAGCAAAATCAAAAGTCCGTTAGACGATTTATAA
- a CDS encoding type II toxin-antitoxin system RelE/ParE family toxin, whose protein sequence is MDEYKFRVEFLEEAKEFLDSLDEKTRNKVVYNVWKARSVNDKDLFKKLQDEIWEFRTKYNKAYYRLFAFWDKTNKNDTVVISTHRLIKKTDKIPKSEIERAEKLREKYFNEKNKK, encoded by the coding sequence CTGGATGAATACAAATTTCGGGTTGAATTTTTAGAAGAAGCGAAAGAATTTTTGGATAGTTTGGACGAAAAAACAAGAAACAAAGTTGTTTACAATGTTTGGAAAGCTCGAAGTGTAAACGACAAAGACCTTTTTAAGAAATTGCAAGACGAAATTTGGGAATTCAGAACAAAATACAACAAAGCCTATTATCGACTTTTTGCATTTTGGGACAAAACCAACAAAAATGATACAGTTGTAATATCAACTCACAGACTGATTAAGAAAACGGACAAAATTCCGAAAAGTGAGATTGAACGAGCAGAGAAATTAAGAGAAAAGTATTTTAACGAAAAAAATAAAAAATAA
- a CDS encoding helix-turn-helix domain-containing protein: MKTYSLEDLTDQFIGKKGTKKRDEFENELRLDLLGQAIKQARQERNLTQEELGELVGVKKAQISKIENSTTDARFTTILKVFEALGAKVNFNVELNNKKLAY, from the coding sequence ATGAAGACATATAGTTTAGAAGATTTGACCGACCAATTCATCGGAAAAAAAGGAACAAAAAAGCGTGACGAGTTTGAAAACGAACTTCGTCTTGACTTGTTGGGACAAGCGATAAAACAGGCTCGACAAGAACGCAACTTGACACAAGAAGAATTGGGCGAATTGGTGGGCGTGAAAAAAGCTCAAATCTCAAAAATCGAAAATAGTACAACTGATGCAAGATTTACAACAATTTTGAAAGTTTTTGAAGCTTTGGGAGCAAAAGTGAACTTCAATGTCGAACTAAATAACAAAAAATTAGCTTACTAA
- a CDS encoding DUF6892 domain-containing protein yields the protein MGIFDKLFSAKKSEAPTWKIELNDNGIFINEIEISFPTSISKLSEIFGEPTRQYHEDNDWRIIWDNLGVCTNGGLSNILDLRFLIKPENNLKHLPKDLFKGVILVNGKASESIEEQWTKVNKYQFGKLRYKGDENNDIYCYSLMKNYSYKEIKDKNKYKLHKISGEKIEFNDFNFKLAIIEELMYNKELLKPKFDVYEFAEFYDKREIDIDEDGYDPIPEVVEYFKALEIDKKFAEEITEIYQDGGNEIYMNITPFWDGEDDEFNITNYDDVKHFPNLKKMTLFGTNPKIFEELKSKGIDAKPL from the coding sequence ATGGGAATATTTGACAAACTCTTTAGTGCTAAAAAAAGTGAAGCACCTACCTGGAAAATTGAATTAAATGATAATGGAATTTTCATTAATGAAATTGAAATTTCATTTCCCACATCAATATCAAAACTTTCTGAAATTTTCGGAGAGCCAACTCGTCAATATCACGAAGATAATGATTGGAGAATAATTTGGGACAATCTAGGCGTTTGTACTAACGGAGGTTTAAGCAATATTCTCGACCTACGCTTCTTAATCAAACCAGAAAATAATTTAAAACATCTACCCAAAGATTTGTTTAAAGGAGTAATTTTAGTAAATGGAAAAGCCTCTGAAAGTATAGAGGAGCAATGGACAAAAGTAAACAAATATCAGTTTGGAAAATTAAGATATAAAGGTGATGAGAATAATGACATATATTGTTATTCACTTATGAAAAACTATTCCTACAAAGAAATTAAGGACAAAAACAAATATAAACTTCATAAAATATCGGGAGAAAAAATTGAGTTTAATGACTTTAATTTCAAATTGGCTATTATCGAAGAACTCATGTACAATAAAGAGCTTTTAAAGCCAAAATTTGATGTTTATGAATTTGCAGAGTTTTACGATAAAAGAGAGATTGACATTGATGAAGATGGTTATGACCCAATTCCCGAAGTTGTAGAATATTTTAAAGCATTAGAAATTGACAAAAAATTTGCAGAGGAAATCACAGAAATATATCAAGACGGAGGAAACGAAATCTATATGAACATTACGCCATTTTGGGATGGCGAAGACGATGAATTTAACATTACTAATTATGATGACGTCAAACACTTTCCTAACTTAAAGAAAATGACTTTATTTGGAACCAACCCAAAAATTTTTGAAGAACTTAAATCAAAAGGAATTGATGCAAAACCACTATAA